One Podospora pseudopauciseta strain CBS 411.78 chromosome 5 map unlocalized CBS411.78m_5, whole genome shotgun sequence DNA window includes the following coding sequences:
- a CDS encoding uncharacterized protein (EggNog:ENOG503PERG; antiSMASH:Cluster_4; COG:E), which translates to MIPYSGHIEEKTSLRWRQHFRYTSNPYAASRSDISPNNTDAAMSDQPFPTAAFKQQYHGIEISFPAGQGDFRSVRNSCAAACRAFNSTPEDADVKVRGEKWLDIVKPNRPKKADGTSAEEGTMVTHDQAITNPTLKATIPFVKPPLWVDYGTRLKVASTTFINRNCVILDTPVADLIIGERCNIGTNCTIVCVGHPVSLEGRRTTKLSTGAPVTIGNDVWIGANVTILPGVSIGNGAVIGAGTVVNCNIPPMTLAVGSPVRLVKALALNEDKPAVLIKTLDESKELTNSLPMEHWDGTDAAFRAAQAAQLAQKSNRRGASEHQRVEEQQRERLRKSEIVVIAAVTTVVLALLMLFSLFFFAGLYLGESRGCLRSSDL; encoded by the exons ATGATCCCCTACTCTGGTCATATCGAGGAAAAGACCTCGCTCCGTTGGCGACAACACTTCCGATACACCAGCAACCCTTACGCGGCTTCTCGGTCCGATATCtcacccaacaacaccgacGCAGCCATGAGTGACCAACCCTTCCCGACTGCCGCCTTCAAGCAGCAGTATCACGGCATCGAGATCTCCTTCCCTGCAGGACAAGGCGACTTCCGCAGCGTGCGCAACTCGTGTGCAGCAGCATGCCGTGCATTCAACAGCACACCAGAGGATGCCGACGTAAAAGTCCGCGGCGAGAAGTGGCTCGA CATTGTCAAGCCCAACCGTCCTAAGAAGGCGGATGGTACTTCGGCAGAGGAGGGCACCATGGTCACCCACGACCAGGCCATCACCAATCCTACCCTCAAGGCCACCATCCCGTTTGTCAAGCCTCCTCTCTGGGTTGACTACGGTACTCGTCTCAAGGTGGCGAGCACCACCTTCATCAACCGCAACTGCGTGATCCTCGACACGCCCGTGGCTGACTTGATCATTGGGGAACGCTGCAACATTGGCACCAATTGCACCATTGTCTGCGTTGGTC ACCCAGTCAGCCTGGAAGGGCGAAGGACGACCAAGCTGAGCACCGGTGCTCCCGTCACGATTGGCAACGATGTTTGGATCGGCGCCAACGTCACCATCCT ACCGGGTGTCTCGATTGGAAACGGCGCAGTCATTGGCGCCGGCACGGTAGTCAACTGCAACATCCCACCCATGACCCTCGCCGTCGGGTCACCTGTCCGGCTGGTCAAGGCGCTGGCCCTCAACGAAGACAAGCCAGCCGTTTTGATCAAGACACTCGACGAGTCAAAGGAGCTGACCAACTCATTACCCATGGAGCACTGGGACGGGACCGACGCTGCCTTTCGCGCCGCCCAGGCCGCGCAGCTCGCGCAAAAGAGCAACCGACGGGGGGCCAGCGAGCACCAGCGcgtggaggagcagcagcgggagCGGCTCAGAAAGTCGGAGATTGTCGTCATTGCGGCTGTCACGACGGTGGTGCTCgcgctgctgatgctgtttAGCTTGTTCTTCTTTGCGGGGCTGTATCTGGGGGAGAGCAGGGGCTGTTTGAGGAGCTCCGATCTTTGA
- a CDS encoding uncharacterized protein (EggNog:ENOG503NWRX; COG:G) translates to MPQSEIPIPNPPALPSSLPDSILHDLSVTLPPKPLPPTDLASLKAFQRAANYLAASMIFLRSNTLLQNPLSHNDIKPRLLGHWGTCPGLVLVYSHLNLLLRNNPDLEMIFIIGPGHGAPAALAALWLEGSLERFYPGEYDLTESGFHNLVTRFSVPGGFPSHINAETPGAIHEGGELGYALGAAFGAVMDKPDLVVTVVVGDGEAETGPTATAWHAIKFLDPKESGAVIPILHVNGFKISERTIFGCMDDKEIVALFSGYGYQVLVVEDLERVDEELQGGLDWALGEIRKIQKAAREGRAVVKPRWPMIVLRTPKGWTGPKEVDGKIIEGSFHSHQVPLPKAGEEDGQLGELRKWLESYRIGELVKDGRPTEEVTRILPRERERRLGQNRLTYDAYEGLKRVDWREFTVEKGIDQSCMKVTGKFLDRVFRENPKSIRLFSPDELESNKLDAILDHTQRNFQWDEYSRGNGGRVIEVLSEHDCQAFMQGYTLTGRTAIFPSYESFLGIVHTMMVQYSKFVKIAREVPWRGDLASINYIETSTWARQEHNGFSHQNPSFIGAVLNLKAEAARVYLPPDANCFLSTVHHCLGSRNYTNLIIGSKQPTAVYLSAEEAAEHCRQGASIWQFASTPLGPNEEPDVVLVGIGVEVTFEVVKAAELLREICPALKVRVVNVTDLMILAPVSRHPHALSKERFLELFTRERPVLFNYHGMRVEGYREEGTTTTPFDMMLLNGVSRFDVARWAVVEGVREGDNREEVLGEIEKRVGEVRGFVEGEGKDPDDMYEVAKFE, encoded by the exons atgCCCCAATCCGaaatccccatccccaacccccccgccctcccctcctccctcccagacAGCATCCTCCACGACCTATCTgtcaccctccctcccaaacccctcccccccaccgacctcgcctccctcaaaGCCTTCCAGCGAGCAGCAAACTACCTCGCCGCATCCATGATCTTCCTCCGCTCCAACACCCTGCTGcaaaaccccctctcccacaacGACATCAAGCCCCGTCTCCTCGGGCACTGGGGCACCTGCCCTGGCCTCGTCCTTGTGTATTCCCACCTCAACCTTCTTTTGCGAAACAACCCCGACCTAGAAATGATTTTCATCATCGGTCCCGGTCACGGCGCTCCCGCTGCGCTGGCTGCTTTATGGCTTGAGGGGTCACTGGAGAGGTTTTACCCCGGGGAGTATGATCTCACAGAAAGCGGGTTTCATAACCTGGTGACGAGATTTTCTGTGCCGGGGGGGTTTCCGAGTCATATCAATGCCGAGACTCCGGGTGCTATTCatgaggggggggagttggggtaTGCGCTGGGGGCGGCGTTTGGTGCTGTCATGGACAAGCCTGATTTGGTCGTCACGGTagtggttggtgatggagaagCGGAGACGGGGCCGACGGCTACGGCGTGGCATGCGATCAAATTCTTGGACCCGAAGGAGTCGGGGGCGGTGATCCCGATACTGCATGTCAACGGGTTCAAGATTAGCGAGAGGACTATTTTTGGGTGTATGGATGACAAGGAGATTGTGGCTTTGTTTAGTGGGTATGGATATcaggttttggtggtggaggatttggaacgggtggatgaggagttgcagggggggttggacTGGGCTTTGGGGGAGATCAGGAAGATAcagaaggcggcgagggaggggagggcagTGGTTAAGCCGAGGTGGCCGATGATTGTGCTGAGGACGCCGAAGGGGTGGACGGGGccgaaggaggtggatgggaagaTTATTGAGGGGAGTTTTCACTCGCATCAGGTGCCGCTTCCcaaggcgggggaggaggatggacagctgggggagttgaggaagTGGCTTGAGAGTTATCGGATTGGGGAGCTGGTTAAGGACGGAAGGCCGACGGAGGAGGTGACGAGGATTTTACcgcgggagagggagaggaggttggggcAGAATAGGCTGACGTATGATGCTTatgaggggttgaagagggtTGATTGGAGGGAGTTTacggtggagaaggggatTGATCAGAGCTGCATGAAGGTTACGGGCAAGTTTTTGGACAGGGTGTTTCGGGAGAATCCGAAGAGCATAAGGTTGTTTTCGCCGGATGAGCTGGAGAGCAACAAGCTGGATGCGATACTGGATCACACGCAGAGGAACTTTCAGTGGGATGAGTATTCGAGGGGGAacggggggagggtgatcGAGGTGCTGTCGGAGCATGACTGCCAGGCTTTCATGCAGGGGTATACTCTGACTGGGAGGACTGCCATCTTTCCTAGTTATGAGTCTTTTTTGGGTATTGTACACACCATGATGGTACAGTACTCCAAGTTTGTCAAGATCGCCCGGGAAGTTCCCTGGAGGGGGGATTTGGCGTCGATCAACTACATTGAAACCAGCACTTGGGCTCGGCAGGAGCACAATGGGTTTTCTCATCAGAACCCTAGCTTCATTGGTGCGGTTCTTAACCTCAAGGCTGAGGCTGCGAGGGTTTATCTTCCTCCCGACGCCAATTGTTTTTTGTCGACTGTTCACCACTGCCTCGGGTCAAGGAATTATACGAATCTCATCATCGGGTCCAAGCAGCCTACTGCTGTGTACCTCTCTGCAGAAGAAGCGGCCGAACACTGCAGGCAAGGCGCGAGCATCTGGCAGTTTGCCTCGACCCCTCTCGGGCCGAACGAGGAGCCGGATGTTGTCTTGGTGGGCATCGGGGTGGAGGTCACGtttgaggttgtcaaggcGGCGGAACTGCTCCGGGAGATTTGTCCGGCGCTGAAGGTCAGAGTGGTGAATGTTACTGACCTTATGATTCTTGCTCCCGTGAGCAGGCACCCTCATGCGTTGAGCAAGGAGAGGTTTTTGGAGTTGTTTACGCGGGAGAGGCCGGTGTTGTTTAATTATCATGG gatgagggttgagggttatagggaggaggggacgacgacgacgccgtTTGATATGATGTTGTTGAATGGGGTCAGTAGATTTGATGTTGCTaggtgggcggtggtggagggggtgagggagggggataacagggaggaggtgttgggggagattgagaagagggttggggaggtgagggggtttgttgaggGCGAGGGGAAGGATCCGGATGATATGTATGAGGTTGCCAAGTTTGAGTAG
- a CDS encoding uncharacterized protein (COG:S; EggNog:ENOG503P2NJ) yields the protein MSNSSNPNPSSSSSSLLTPSPSSPAGTPTPFGSNVPTPHGGQNVPPQPPAPVPTIVTHRQQQPPVGLTYTGRRTHKKSRTGCAICKARKIKCDERHPSCLNCISHGVECPFLTAPPGTATPVTLGIPNRTSGARHAAKTATRASRSPSSPSGPYPHSQSVESDALPLLELELLHNFTSRTYLTLASDAGVREFWRVDVVDAALKCDFIMRAVLAISSLHLAYHQESSEKRDFYTAQGMVLHQKASREAMKYLSDDGQHHLLRVDKDAAARLFLFSMLTIYFALASPRRPHSEGGSFFINETSSFPEWTFLVTGAKSLSSVLGPRGHETMLAPFLAYGGQRWRTHRAKMQESQMGEAWGPLSALRQNILVSMQKQEGQEGAQERLATYIHALDELELSLVIITREQNGEGAEEEKDVLDAMLWLWEVSDSLVPLLKIPTPEAVAIFAHFCILWKHHERTWWLQGWGDHLVERAHEILDEEHREWIEWPMRVVGLGLGR from the exons AtgtccaactcctccaacccgaacccgagcagcagcagcagcagcttgttGACACCcagtccctcctccccagccggGACCCCCACACCCTTCGGATCCAACGTTCCGACACCACATGGTGGCCAGAACGtgccaccacaaccaccggCTCCCGTCCCCACCATCGTGACCCatcgacagcagcagccaccgGTGGGCCTGACGTACACGGGCCGAAGGACGCACAAAAAGAGCCGCACCGGTTGTGCCATATGCAAGGCACGCAAGATCAAG TGTGACGAACGCCACCCGTCATGTCTCAACTGCATCTCGCACGGGGTCGAGTGCCCTTTTCTCACCGCTCCGCCGGGGACCGCCACTCCAGTCACGCTTGGGATTCCTAACAGAACCAGTGGTGCGAGGCATGCTGCCAAAACTGCCACGAGAGCGTCCCGCTCGCCGTCGTCGCCTTCGGGTCCGTATCCTCACTCTCAGTCGGTCGAGTCGGATGCTTTGCCGctgttggagctggagctgctGCACAACTTTACCTCGAGGACATATCTCACCCTGGCGTCTGACGCTGGCGTGCGGGAGTTTTGGcgggtggatgtggtggatgCGGCGCTAAAGTGTGATTTCATCATGAGGGCTGTGCTGGCGATTAGTTCGTTGCATCTTGCTTACCATCAGGAGAGCTCGGAGAAGAGGGATTTTTATACCGCGCAGGGGATGGTGCTGCATCAGAAGGCGAGCAGGGAGGCGATGAAGTATTtgagtgatgatgggcaGCATCATCTGCTGCGGGTGGATAAGGATGCGGCTGCgaggttgtttttgtttaGCATGTTGACGATATATTTTG CATTGGCAAGTCCGAGGAGACCTCACTCAGAGGGGGGGTCCTTTTTCATCAACGAAACATCGTCTTTTCCAGAGTGGACGTTTCTTGTTACGGGCGCCAAATCACTGAGCAGTGTCCTTGGGCCGAGAGGCCACGAGACAATGCTAGCGCCGTTTCTCGCGTATGGAGGGCAGAGATGGAGGACGCACAGAGCAAAGATGCAAGAGAGCCAGATGGGGGAGGCGTGGGGGCCGCTGTCTGCTCTGAGACAAAATATCCTGGTTAGCATGCAGAAACAAGAAGGCCAGGAGGGTGCCCAAGAGCGGCTGGCTACGTATATCCACGCTCTTGATGAGCTGGAGTTATCGTTGGTGATCATCACGCGGGAACAGAATGGAGaaggggcggaggaggaaaaggatgtGTTGGATGCTATGCTGTGGTTGTGGGAGGTGTCAGACTCGCTTGTGCCGCTGCTCAAGATACCCACACCGGAAGCGGTGGCCATCTTTGCGCATTTTTGCATACTGTGGAAACATCATGAGAGGACGTGGTGGCTTCAGGGATGGGGGGACCacttggtggagagggcgcATGAGATCTTGGATGAGGAGCACAGGGAGTGGATCGAGTGGCCTATGAGGGTTGTTGGGCTTGGTTTGGGGCGGTAG
- a CDS encoding uncharacterized protein (COG:S; EggNog:ENOG503P0AE), translating into MTDIDLTTLPPNFYPTYETCPSISPLCPVKATTLGYSPNLPVNVFLAVGFGLFGIITLLTGLWKKTWGFSTTVAAGCILECVGYIGRVLLSENAWNADAFKMQIVAIVLGPTLVCVGLYLTLRHIVISLNPEMSRIAPRLYPIFFVPADVSCLVIQAIGGGVAAAAGRDNYDILKHGNRIIMAGIVLQVLVLGAFGGLAGDYLVRVRKGFRQNPGMEGSALWKDGKFRGFLWAMGGAYAALLIRCVYRIAEMAGGWGNHIMQHESSFVVLESFMVLIACGLLACAAPGVLFPEMSHDQRMKNMGKGRQQGGVDVESSAGEKTAGTGASASPSDTERRPGTEEGI; encoded by the coding sequence ATGACTGACAtcgacctcaccaccctccccccgaACTTCTACCCCACCTACGAAAcctgcccctccatctctCCCCTCTGCCCCGTCAAGGCCACAACCCTAGGCtactcccccaacctccccgtcaacgtcttcctcgccgtcgGCTTCGGCCTTTTCGggatcatcaccctcctcaccggcctcTGGAAAAAAACATGGggcttctccaccaccgtaGCAGCAGGTTGCATCCTCGAATGTGTAGGCTACATCGGTCGCGTCCTCCTCAGCGAAAACGCCTGGAACGCCGACGCGTTCAAGATGCAGATTGTGGCTATTGTTCTTGGCCCAACGCTGGTGTGCGTCGGGTTGTATCTAACGTTACGACACATCGTCATCAGCTTGAACCCGGAGATGTCGAGGATCGCACCGAGACTGTACCCGATATTCTTTGTGCCCGCGGATGTGAGCTGCTTGGTGATTCAGGCCATTGGCGGGGGGGTTGCGGCcgcggcggggagggataACTATGATATTTTGAAGCACGGGAATCGGATCATCATGGCGGGGATCGTGCTTCAGGTTTTGGTTCTGGGGGCGTTTGGTGGGTTGGCGGGCGATTACCTAGTCagggtgaggaagggttTTAGGCAAAACCCTGGGATGGAAGGGAGCGCGCTGTGGAAGGATGGGAAGTTTAGGGGGTTCTTGTGGGCGATGGGGGGCGCGTATGCTGCGCTGTTGATTAGGTGTGTTTACCGGATTGCTGAGATGgcgggagggtgggggaaTCATATCATGCAGCATGAGTCGAGctttgtggtgttggagagCTTTATGGTGCTGATTGCGTGCGGGTTGTTGGCTTGTGCCGCGCCTGGGGTTTTGTTCCCTGAGATGTCGCATGACCAGAGGATGAAGAATATGGGCAAGGGGAGGCAGCAGGGGGGTGTGGATGTGGAGAGCAGTGCGGGAGAGAAGACTGCAGGTACTGGTGCTAGTGCCAGTCCTTCTGATACGGAGAGGCGGCCGGGGACTGAGGAGGGAAtctga
- a CDS encoding uncharacterized protein (CAZy:GT31; EggNog:ENOG503Q4NP; COG:G): MAVSRAWAAEGLRSFSNRPRSVPTRFWVISLASIFVLALLFVGHTSDSLPSIPGLNKEPEKAQPPPPTPESNDPPKGPAKNYDPEEFDLDENGLKMWEPPHMDALVHGVHASDGVKRKPTYPLDPFPQTPMTSPVQDNRPRPWLGAVICSAWDIKRRMLIRYTWMKMFKDVPMDQRFVISNPGPDWRAVIQQENATFGDMIVLDHLHEDDFTANTVKTVEFYRWLSDKSPVKYEFVSKMDTDLWVNARAYWDRQLLPRLDVVKSADGNTVTGYKANVNHTTIGQFYYDNYHRTAFPHGAIYTVTWDIVNLLPKLQDKHHIIAGEDVTMAWLLIKGHQKVTMAILTQEEKFEFDHKDTRPGERTPWARKGTDVTSSWHAMYGSEILAIHQLKKDDDWLMVAECFDERGIKEMPPYPEKEPEDKGEKPGYPRPFWTQIPNDFWETDVDGTLLCNGIWKLEPGVGRDMKKKPEGE; encoded by the coding sequence ATGGCTGTCAGCCGGGCCTGGGCCGCCGAGGGCTTACGGTCTTTTTCCAACCGTCCACGTTCTGTACCTACTAGGTTTTGGGTTATCAGTTTGGCTAGCATCTTCGTTCTCGCGTTGCTCTTCGTCGGCCACACATCTGACAGCTTGCCGTCAATTCCTGGCTTGAACAAGGAGCCTGAGAAAGctcaaccaccgccgccaacgCCCGAGTCCAACGACCCACCAAAGGGACCAGCAAAGAACTACGACCCTGAAGAATTCGACCTTGATGAAAACGGGCTGAAGATGTGGGAACCCCCACACATGGACGCCCTCGTCCACGGAGTCCACGCCTCTGACGGCGTCAAGAGAAAGCCAACATACCCCCTcgaccccttcccccaaacaCCAATGACCTCACCGGTGCAAGACAACCGTCCCCGTCCCTGGCTCGGAGCCGTCATCTGCTCCGCCTGGGACATCAAACGCCGCATGCTGATCCGCTACACCTGGATGAAGATGTTCAAAGACGTGCCCATGGACCAACGCTTCGTCATCTCCAACCCCGGCCCGGACTGGCGAGCCGTCATCCAGCAGGAAAACGCCACGTTTGGCGACATGATTGTGTTGGACCACCTCCACGAAGACGACTTCACCGCCAACACGGTGAAAACCGTAGAGTTTTACCGGTGGCTGTCGGATAAGTCCCCGGTGAAGTACGAGTTTGTCTCCAAAATGGACACTGACCTCTGGGTCAACGCTCGTGCGTATTGGGACCGGCAGCTCCTCCCTAGACTGGACGTCGTCAAATCTGCCGATGGCAACACAGTCACGGGTTATAAAGCAAAcgtcaaccacaccaccatcggGCAGTTTTATTACGACAATTACCACCGCACGGCGTTTCCTCATGGGGCGATTTACACTGTTACTTGGGATATTGTTAACTTGCTGCCTAAACTGCAAGATAAACACCATATTATCGCCGGGGAGGACGTCACCATGGCTTGGCTGCTTATCAAGGGTCATCAAAAAGTCACCATGGCCATTCTGACGCAGGAAGAGAAATTCGAATTCGACCACAAGGACACCCGGCCAGGGGAGAGGACTCCctgggcgaggaaggggacGGATGTTACTTCTAGCTGGCATGCTATGTACGGGAGTGAGATCTTGGCCATTCaccagctcaagaaggaTGATGACTGGCTTATGGTGGCGGAGTGTTTTGACGAGAGGGGGATCAAGGAGATGCCGCCTTATCCCGAGAAGGAGCCCGAGGATAAGGGGGAAAAGCCGGGGTATCCGAGGCCGTTTTGGACGCAGATCCCGAATGACTTTTGGGAGACGGATGTGGATGGGACGTTGCTTTGTAATGGGATTTGGAAGTTGGAgccgggggtggggagggatatgaagaagaagcccgagGGGGAATGA
- a CDS encoding uncharacterized protein (COG:S; EggNog:ENOG503P1CI) yields the protein MDPISAFSLAVNVLSTVDIAVKTGKTLWDLYKSTSGFTKQTDKLLLAMSQFDAALGQLANPRLDASARLASERCSATIKEIRAMLDLCKARKPSSVASALQAKAQYTKHKSELQDLQKELESATGQLRTALAITTNNDVSVIKQLLAASEQRSPQLITKLEAISQKLDPLEELTRLINKSDLQTVKDALSLELAKLTEKLDLLQMIKDAIYLSEASLESMNQATILGALRPATADKRFEEIADPACTTFSWMLGRPSGVESGDSSPDIEDPARVNASREFLYWLRSGSGIYHIAGKPGAGKSTLMKYLATHSTTQQCLESWAASGPSPKQLICSRFFFWKIGTAEQKTTRGLLRGIIYDILRGNSELTSILFPDHWAPRRYAAMSLAKSPIPTISDTQINNAVNRLLTAEEISARFKICLFIDGLDEFDEPSQSLWAFCDRLGSWAKHRNVKLCVSSREETPILGALHCAHRITLHHLTDADIGALVHERLSSNPYFQRVALSDTDGRQDKTTRLIIDNAKGVFLWVVFLLKLIEEELPNQRSTSFHTIHRLIETAPDELNEFFRRIFKTIPKHHARGAHFVLAMMLRLRGYCIAGDYSNNFSPAKNVTTSQALTLFGLSYIFDSFDNCQHNYEDRPFLFPVPLCSNEHDYRKREIQTAERLQSWCKGLIEVRTLNSDRKHAADFTHRSVSDFLCTELRDLAPNWKIDDDWVAEGILTTYLAEFKALSFTQTNFTPRKQLDARAAQERRLPAMIECLAKTGFAMTAPPASWVFTLLDEIDAFRQYSVATDSSTAEPPKDWFVIMRGDGFQICHPENQPGSLFAIATDMAAPMLNYVMWRLQDPRLLGDDSHKLLTLASIVSGTRKQFKSQQFMDVSPILRALLERGLSPNVGYPQIGTREVPWFSVTEWRESLTANRQDGMAIGSKSPWRDTLSIFIFLFAFSYKGAVPVSIWNELQVWLEFGAEVPAEVLVIPLATSQYWAAVGFRYPTERAEIAVWDCEDLKMPRKEWLMGYFGTIKSTTLSSMIRWHQPHNMHTLSGYTDPMGMVASDSQEWKPPFHQTAPTFIMHDRNQHLCPVYPFHWIYGLVWEQHLRQWVRGDPSPLWDWTSGQWVAYMTPRRHNAVGEGAVSLTMRAGR from the exons ATGGACCCGATATCAGCCTTTTCGTTGGCAGTCAACGTGCTCTCTACGGTTGACATTGCTGTCAAAACTGGAAAAACACTTTGGGACCTGTACAAGTCGACTTCGGGTTTCACCAAACAAACAGACAAACTGCTCCTTGCCATGAGTCAGTTCGATGCTGCACTTGGCCAGCTTGCCAACCCCAGGCTCGACGCGTCCGCGAGATTAGCATCGGAGCGGTGTTCTGCAACGATCAAGGAAATAAGAGCCATGCTCGACCTGTGCAAAGCTCGCAAGCCATCTTCGGTTGCCAGTGCCCTGCAAGCCAAAGCCCAATACACAAAGCACAAGTCGGAGCTTCAGGATCTGCAGAAAGAGCTGGAATCGGCAACGGGCCAACTGAGAACCGCACTTGCAATTACCACCAA TAACGATGTTTCAGTAATAAAACAGCTGCTCGCAGCCTCCGAGCAACGTAGCCCACAGTTGATAACAAAACTGGAAGCCATCAGTCAGAAGCTCGATCCACTAGAAGAGCTTACTAGGCTAATTAACAAGTCGGACCTGCAAACAGTCAAGGATGCGCTGTCATTAGAGCTTGCAAAGCTCACCGAGAAGTTGGACCTATTGCAGATGATCAAAGACGCAATATATTTGTCCGAGGCCTCGTTGGAGTCGATGAATCAGGCGACTATTTTGGGCGCCCTGAGGCCGGCTACTGCTGATAAGCGTTTCGAAGAGATTGCCGATCCAGCATGTACCACATTCTCCTGGATGCTTGGGCGGCCGTCGGGGGTGGAGAGTGGCGATAGTTCGCCAGACATCGAGGATCCCGCCAGGGTTAACGCCTCCCGAGAGTTTCTCTACTGGTTAAGATCGGGTTCGGGTATTTACCACATTGCAGGCAAACCTGGAGCTGGCAAGTCAACTCTGATGAAGTACTTGGCCACACATTCTACAACCCAACAGTGTCTTGAGTCTTGGGCCGCCTCAGGCCCGTCACCAAAGCAACTCATTTGCTCgcgtttctttttttggaagATCGGAACAGCAGAGCAAAAGACTACACGCGGGCTCTTGAGAGGAATAATATACGACATACTCAGGGGCAATTCTGAGCTTACCAGTATACTCTTTCCGGATCATTGGGCTCCAAGGAGGTACGCTGCAATGTCGCTAGCGAAATCTCCGATACCAACCATATCAGATACCCAGATCAACAACGCCGTCAATAGGCTGTTGACAGCTGAAGAGATATCTGCTCGGTTCAAGATCTGTCTTTTCATTGACGGGCTCGATGAGTTTGACGAGCCTAGCCAGTCTCTCTGGGCTTTCTGTGACAGGCTAGGCAGCTGGGCAAAACACAGGAACGTGAAGCTTTGTGTTTCAAGCCGAGAAGAAACTCCGATACTTGGAGCTTTGCATTGTGCGCATCGCATTACACTCCACCATCTCACTGATGCTGACATCGGCGCGCTGGTACATGAAAGGCTCAGTTCCAACCCTTATTTCCAGCGTGTTGCACTGTCAGACACCGATGGTCGTCAGGATAAGACAACTCGGCTGATCATCGACAACGCCAAAGGTGTCTTCTTGTGGGTTGTGTTCTTACTGAAGCTTATAGAGGAAGAACTCCCGAACCAGCGGAGTACATCATTCCACACGATCCACCGGCTTATCGAAACAGCACCAGACGAACTCAATGAGTTTTTCCGGAGGATCTTCAAGACTATTCCCAAGCATCATGCCAGAGGAGCGCACTTCGTACTGGCGATGATGTTACGACTTCGTGGCTACTGCATTGCCGGGGATTATTCGAACAACTTTTCACCAGCCAAAAACGTGACCACGTCCCAAGCACTCACATTGTTCGGTCTCTCTTACATATTCGACTCGTTTGATAACTGCCAACACAACTATGAGGATAggccttttctctttccgGTTCCTCTTTGCTCCAACGAGCACGATTACAGGAAACGAGAAATACAGACGGCCGAGAGGTTGCAAAGTTGGTGCAAAGGCCTGATCGAGGTCAGGACCTTGAACTCGGACCGGAAACACGCGGCGGATTTCACGCACCGCTCAGTATCCGACTTTTTGTGCACCGAGCTGCGAGATTTGGCGCCCAATTGGAAAATTGACGACGATTGGGTAGCGGAAGGGATCCTGACTACGTACTTGGCCGAGTTCAAAGCCTTGAGTTTCACACAAACAAATTTTACACCGCGAAAACAACTCGATGCGAGGGCTGCGCAGGAGCGGCGGTTGCCGGCCATGATAGAATGTCTGGCAAAGACAGGTTTTGCCATGACTGCCCCGCCAGCTTCATGGGTATTTACCTTGTTGGACGAGATTGACGCTTTCCGGCAATATTCCGTGGCCACCGACTCTTCTACCGCGGAGCCGCCCAAAGATTGGTTTGTGATCATGCGCGGGGATGGCTTTCAAATTTGCCACCCGGAGAATCAGCCAGGCTCTCTATTTGCCATTGCAACGGACATGGCTGCGCCGATGCTGAACTATGTGATGTGGAGGTTACAGGACCCCCGTCTCTTGGGCGACGATTCTCACAAGTTGCTGACCCTCGCGAGCATCGTGAGTGGTACGCGCAAGCAATTCAAGAGCCAGCAATTCATGGACGTCTCCCCCATTTTAAGAGCTTTGTTGGAGCGCGGTTTATCCCCAAACGTTGGTTATCCGCAAATTGGAACAAGAGAAGTTCCATGGTTCAGTGTAACTGAGTGGCGCGAATCTTTGACTGCTAATCGGCAAGATGGTATGGCGATCGGGAGCAAATCCCCTTGGAGGGATACGCTTAGTATCTTCATCTTTCTCTTTGCTTTTTCGTATAAAGGCGCCGTTCCTGTCTCGATATGGAATGAGCTCCAAGTCTGGCTTGAGTTTGGCGCCGAGGTTCCTGCGGAGGTATTGGTGATTCCCTTGGCTACGTCGCAATATTGGGCGGCTGTCGGGTTCAGATACCCGACAGAGAGAGCAGAGATTGCCGTCTGGGATTGCGAAGATCTCAAAATGCCCCGAAAAGAATGGCTCATGGGTTACTTTGGGACTATCAAGAGCACCACTTTGAGCAGCATGATCCGATGGCACCAGCCTCATAACATGCATACTCTGTCGGGGTATACCGATCCGATGGGCATGGTGGCTAGTGATTCACAGGAGTGGAAGCCCCCTTTCCATCAGACCGCACCGACTTTCATTATGCACGACCGGAACCAGCACTTATGCCCGGTATACCCATTCCACTGGATATATGGTCTCGTTTGGGAACAACATTTGCGTCAGTGGGTCCGCGGGGATCCTTCCCCTCTTTGGGACTGGACTTCTGGGCAGTGGGTAGCTTACATGACACCAAGGCGACATAATGCTGTCGGGGAAGGAGCCGTGAGTTTGACGATGCGGGCAGGGAGATAA